In Pecten maximus chromosome 10, xPecMax1.1, whole genome shotgun sequence, one genomic interval encodes:
- the LOC117335821 gene encoding uncharacterized protein LOC117335821: protein MEKNILIQVLHLCNFFVTTLGHFQRQDGCPSPHWSIDIPRRKCLKFYPEFHDFAHAEQLCKREGSNIPYMDIDVDVTSAFQYLHLTFTNSSFQFWTRRYRDNNEIKISKRTTDEEKNCDFMKLGGDWNISRHTRKCQEETAVLCEYNLNDSTNKLFSKDFYVLDTQDLVAIGAGVFILAAFCFVVLMDILKHTRSPDQKMADGARV, encoded by the exons ATGGAAAAGAACATCCTAATACAGGTTTTACACCTGTGTAATTTCTTTGTGACGACACTTGGACATTTCCAAAGACAAG ATGGTTGCCCATCCCCACATTGGTCTATCGACATTCCACGCCGGAAATGCTTAAAATTTTACCCAGAATTCCATGACTTTGCACACGCTGAACAATTATGCAAGAGGGAAGGAAGCAACATTCCATATATGGACATTGACGTTGACGTGACTTCAGCTTTTCAGTACCTTCATTTAACTTTCACAAATTCATCATTTCAATTTTGGACGAGAAGATACCGcgataataatgaaataaaaataagcAAGCGAACGACTGATGAAGAGAAAAATTGCGATTTTATGAAACTGGGAGGAGATTGGAATATTTCAAGACATACAAGAAAATGTCAGGAAGAAACAGCAGTCCTTTGTGAATACAATTTGAACGATTCTACCAACAAACTCTTTTCAAAAG ATTTTTATGTTCTGGATACCCAGGATCTCGTGGCTATTGGTGCCGGGGTATTCATATTAGCAgcgttttgttttgttgttttaatgGATATTTTAAAACACACCAGAAGTCCAGACCAAAAGATGGCCGACGGTGCACGTGTATGA